One genomic region from Mangifera indica cultivar Alphonso chromosome 17, CATAS_Mindica_2.1, whole genome shotgun sequence encodes:
- the LOC123200900 gene encoding uncharacterized protein LOC123200900, with protein sequence MSTANNILLKLMDSYVLIGPNFKDWLRNLTIILNLEKLVYVLETPLLVAVDLDTPKEEQRAYAEWVDVDLRVRSYILVSMNSKLQTQFENVQSAYEIITTLRELFSENVQVKEYNLRTLLFNMWFKEDVFPDDHVIKMINKTGELQIMGTTLLHNVQQLQNSSALRRDEITLRLADGT encoded by the exons atgtcaacaGCAAATAATATACTCCTGAAATTGATGGACTCGTATGTGCTTATTGGTCCCAATTTTAAAGACTGGCTGAGAAATCTGACAATTAttctcaatcttgaaaagttAGTCTATGTCTTGGAGACACCTTTACTAGTAGCAGTGGACCTTGATACCCCTAAGGAAGAGCAAAGGGCTTATGCTGAATGGGTAGATGTCGACTTACGAGTTCGTAGTTATATACTGGTATCAATGAACTCTAAacttcaaactcaatttgagaaTGTGCAGAGtgcgtatgaaattatcactactttaagaGAGTTATTTAGTGAAAATGTTCAagtgaaggaatataatttgaggACTTTACTATTCAACATGTGGTTTAAGGAAGACGTTTTCccagatgatcatgttattaaaatgattaacaagactGGGGAGTTACAAATTATGGGCACAACTTTGTTGCATAATGTTCAG CAACTGCAGAATAGTTCTGCATTAAGACGTGATGAGATCACATTAAGATTAGCTGATGGGACATGA